AAAAAGGAGAACACTGGGATggcaattattgttttcatgatACTGGTAACATCAACTTGGTTGATACAAAAgctttataataattgttttctattgctgtttgttttccttgtaGCCAAAGGATCACAAGATGATTAAACCAGGTGCCTTTCAAGCTGAAGAGAAGGAGCTGGTGTTTGATATTGACATGACAGATTACGATGAAGTTAGAACCTGCTGCAAGTTAGTTTAAACTTGCTTGATATTTGTCTTAAGGGGTTGTAGAGTTACAAATACACTTACTGATCTATTTCTTGGCCACAGTGACTTTCttgataattacaataatgatACTGCTGGAGTAGATGGACTTACTTATCAGTACAAACTGAAGGACTTTCAGAATAGACGATTCTACAGTTTTGTGCTTAGCTGCCTAGCCtgtgaatgaaagtgaggctggaggtgaccttgttttgatagaaacctcactacttttcttatgtaaattcctagtcattagcatgagaacagcatcattaacataagaaaagtagggaggtttctatcaaagcaaggtcaactccagcctcactttcattcaaaggccaggcaactaagcacacaactggaAAACGGTCAATTCAGCATAATATGTATTACATAAAATAAGTATTTACCTAATTAGGCCACAGTGTCTCTTTGCAATCAGCCACTTGTGTTTCATATCAttcatttgaaatatttagaCATGGCAAAAAGATTGGAAAGATGATAATTTGGAACAATATTCCTCTGTCTGAGCCATCCAAAGGTAACCTTgaatgttattttttactcATCAAATAGAGGAACAGACATTTGCAAGAAGTGTTGGCTGTTTATGGTTGTAGCTATGAAGATTGTGGATTCTGCTCTAAAAAGTAAGAGCTGTAAAAGTAATGATATTTTCAAGTTCAGGAATTTTCACTTTACAGTAATATTTAGTTAGAtgttaaatgtaatttgcCCAAGGTCAAGAATGCAGTAGACTGTCATGTGAACTTCAGTATCATGATTGTATATCATGAATTAACAACTGTATTGAGCTGAGTGGAAAGTGGGTGCCTGGGATACGTCCAGGGGCCTCCACTGTGATCAGCCAGCCACTAGACAGTGAAATGCTCCCATGGCCAGTAATCCCTGCGACCCAGCCATAAGCCCCCACATAGGGTCATCCGGGCATCCATCCCACTGTGATAACAgtggaaagagaaaaacaaaaaagggagGGGTAGTGGGAGGGAAGCAGAAATATAACAAAAGCACAAATGCTAAAAATAACGGcttaaagaaaaagcaaaggcCGCACAATGCTTTTCCCAACGTGGCTCCAAATAGCCACTACGCTGAGTCTGCATGACCTACATGAGCCTGGGCATGTATGTAATTGcataataacaaaatgaataaCTTAAAATAAACTGCAATGCAGTTgttcaataataatcatattCTATTGCTATTTTGTTTGCAGGAGATTTTGGGTTTCAGCACAGATTATGGGTTTACAGTGGCCGGCGAGGTGTTCACTGTTGGGTGTGCGATGCATCGGCACGAAAACTATCACAGAATGCTCGCTCAGCTGTGGCTGAGTATTTGAGTGTTATTAAGGTATTGTGATGATTTTTGGACACAAAAGGCACACCACAGTCTCCCATGCATTTGAGGAAAGAGCTGAGAAAAATGCATTTGAAAGCTGTGGCCCTTTCTTCATGTGTGTGGCATGCTTAGTGCTGATTGAAAGGAgtagtttgtaaagaaactgcgGTGCTGTGTCGATGGGCAAGTAAAACAGGAAAATTTGGTGTGAAACAAGTCAGCAAAGGTCTAACACAAAACCACAAAATGAATTGATGATGCTGATGCTTCAAATGTTAGTccttcatcagagcaaatAGTTTTGAGTGTTAGTCCTCTGTCATTTGCTCTGAACCCGAACTCCATAAACATatgcattcggccgatccTGTTGAGCTGCGCCTTtcgcaattcagccttcgggctgcaaggaagggtgattagcagatACAGTACACAACACATACACTACGACAAAGGGTTAATGCTCTCAGACATCGGCTTTTGTAATCCATTAACCACAATTTGATCCTTACAACTTGTAATTTGATACTTACcaatttgtttgatatcaaattttcttcCTACTGTTTGTTGACTCTGGGAAGGAAATGATAGTTAATTATTGTTCTGACATGTTacttattaaattatttttagggtGGAGAAAATCAGATCAAGAAAGTGAATCTCCGCACACCATACCATCCGTACATCAGGTAACTGATAATTAACAGTtgttcttcgaggacgcgccggatatgagctgatatatataaccaacaaGGCCGTAGGctgagttggttattatcagctcatatccggtaagtccgagaagaataactgttttagtaaattttcaagcaattctcttgattttttcgggtgaaacctcatcaaaatgtgacattttctttaccgaagacgctgcgaaaaaatttttttccgacctccaaaatttcagcacaagaaatttgccatcagtttttccttatttggtcaaacttaacgataatggctcatatgatgggcttagggaaccaatcagaaagctggaaaatcattatcctgagctaaaaatttactaataataattattaatttgaaaaaaaacatgcttcGAAGACTCACTGCTGCATTATTTTTCAGACATTCATCAGAAATTCTTCTATCACACTTTGTGGACCTTGTGATTGAGAAACAGGACATGCTTTCCTGTAAAGAGAGATGGGATGGCATCTTAGCTCTTGTTCCAGAATGTATCCTTCGAGATCTGACAAAACAACTATGTGATAATCCTATTGCTAGATAAGGGAATTGCAAGGTCTGGTGATCTTAAACTGCCATGCTTTAGGAGGCACAAGGGTATTTAGCCTAGGAGGACTTTGACTTGTCTGGAACAATGGGTTAATAGACCTGCAATGTAATATGGCTAAATGAAATTGTGTGTAGGTGAGGTTAAAATCAAAACTATGCTTGTCCAGCTTAGGGGCAACCCTTAATTTGGCACAGAGATCCTTGCAGTTAATTTGTGTTTGCTTGCTTGTTTTATCACAGCATGGTCATTTTGTTTGCGATATTGATAGATGTTGGTGCCATTGGTTATAGCTGCTCATATGGTTGCCATGGGTACCACCTTCTCCCTGACAATCACTTCTTGGCTTCAGTAAGCTTAAGGCACAAGCTGACAAGTACCAGGCTTATCTGTTGAAGATGAGTTTGATGTAAAATCTTTAAAACCCAGAACTATTCatattgctttttctttgcaataagAAGGACAAAATAGGACTCCCTTCAGAAAATCCCCTCCAACCATAGCAGAGAACCAACTCCAAATGCAACCCAGAAATTATTGACTCTTCATCTTTAGTGGAAGGAATTGTTTAGGCCAGAAAACACGGTGCAACTGTTTTCTTACTTTTGAGTTGTGCCGTACCAAACATAATTATtccttaacaattattgagctATAAGGACAGAACTTAATGCTTCCTGGTCAAAATCCAAGAAAACATCAGTACAAAGATGGGACGAACTGGAAGTTAGACTGGATAACCTTAATGTaagacattgtttttttttttttcatcatgtgGTCACAAAAGTTTGATTTATAGACACTACTTTTTCATTGTATAGTTCTTAAATGTGACAGCTAGTAGATATCAAAATTCcagaataaacaaaatgacTTCATTGATGAATTTCAATTTCTGAGAGGTTCAAAAGTTGAGAGGCAACTAACAGTGATCACTTTCATATTACACATTAGCCAGTGTTGTACTAGTcttatgaaataattattaaccgTCAGTACTCATCTAAGTTATCATGATTCTTTTACCCAGAGGTCACAGGTCAAAGATGAAATAATATTCCAGTATTGTTTCCCTCGTCTTGATGTGAATGTTACCAAGGGCCTTAATCACTTGCTCAAGAGTCCATTTTGTGTTCACCCAAAGACTGGTAatgtattaaaaattaatattaatctCACTAATAAAGAATCATTAACAATGCATGTCACTTTAAATGTCAGATCAGAGTTCCAGTAGACAGGTGCAGGTAAACAGCTATTATTGTTCTCAGTCTGATACAAAATTATGTATGACATGTTGTTTTgagtacaataataattcttagtatatactcactcagtgatcttggtgtttcaagcaatctgattggtttccTATCGCGGAGTAATTaagcattattcactcccaACGGAGTAAATAATGcgtgatccaaacaaaacgAAATGGCCGGTGTAAACTCGCATTTCACCACCATTAGTGAAGTGGAAATATTGAGAATCCAAAAAGATGCTGTaccagaaaacacaaagaaggccacaaaaaagtgttgttgagatcactgagtgagtaaatactaaaacaataattattcttttcaatattGAAAAGCAGAatatttacctcgccgctTCGCAGCTtggtaaatattc
The DNA window shown above is from Acropora palmata chromosome 7, jaAcrPala1.3, whole genome shotgun sequence and carries:
- the LOC141886901 gene encoding DNA primase small subunit-like, which encodes MADTEGTSQNSQTSSQFSQSDLPELLHQYYKRLFPYKYFVQWLSYGGVPKTYFVHREFSFTLKDDVYVRYQSFADQQELEKEILKRNPYKIDIGAVFTHKPKDHKMIKPGAFQAEEKELVFDIDMTDYDEVRTCCKGTDICKKCWLFMVVAMKIVDSALKRDFGFQHRLWVYSGRRGVHCWVCDASARKLSQNARSAVAEYLSVIKGGENQIKKVNLRTPYHPYIRHSSEILLSHFVDLVIEKQDMLSCKERWDGILALVPESIRTELNASWSKSKKTSVQRWDELEVRLDNLNRSQVKDEIIFQYCFPRLDVNVTKGLNHLLKSPFCVHPKTGRVCVPISMADVDSFDPFTVPTISQLCDEIDQNEKNSQDMIEEVKKKIPAYKRTSLEKPIGVFVKFLKELEHENDERRKILREAEEKKGEW